In Symmachiella dynata, the following are encoded in one genomic region:
- a CDS encoding WD40 repeat domain-containing protein has product MKSLSRSWFFAITVLTLLSPLGSRIASAADAADWQPGDPAKGLPGLIPAPAEIPGLGRWQMMPLPLRGYIEMVAFSPDGKSIAFADGGYVRIHNTFSMKLTGALLGHNGNVRDIDWSPDGKWIATAGEDSTVRIWKSTGEPGPILKGHTAAVRAVAWNSDSQSLASAGLDGTIRFWQTDGTPGIVIDGHNAPVHTLDFSPDGKTLAAGDENHLVRLWNVDGTAGPVLKGHLGAITEVEWSRDGAWLATCDTGRVPVLLGQAQEPTIRLWTPDGKPGPVLSGHSRSINAITWNPDSKKLVTAGEDRQVIVWDTDGNQLEVVDQGRKDRNDVFALDWHPDKPFFAAGGRFSVRYFSPNGPFGPTKLIRLPGTKLECIDWSPQDETLAVASRDGTVRIWSNGLRSETIIVAHNRPTNYVRFHPDGKRLATVSFDESLREWDTAGNLLQTHAVKGFIGRCISWSQDGDLLAACYRFNKGNCAVFRDGKDQESFVMHNGQPLSLDFNPQGTQIVSGGGDGKILLTRLTTDDTQRQTLAELTADDGDVDSVAWSPDGKWIASGHDSSVRLWHPDGQAGPVMSGFEAAVMRLDWSPDSKMLATGSWDTTVQLWNVNGEMIRKLPGHAAPCWGVSFSPDASQLATCGWDGVMRLLDTKTGEIQALAIFVADTEVIENDINERRQAAVSFNRAGQVLSGDPQILDARFVYLVEQPSGAMKILKPSEFFSQAPGADLKTTGNDE; this is encoded by the coding sequence ATGAAATCGCTAAGTCGCTCGTGGTTCTTCGCCATCACCGTACTCACGTTGCTATCCCCGTTGGGAAGTCGCATCGCTTCCGCTGCAGATGCGGCCGACTGGCAACCCGGTGATCCAGCCAAGGGACTTCCCGGTTTAATTCCCGCTCCTGCTGAAATCCCTGGGCTGGGACGTTGGCAGATGATGCCGTTGCCGCTGCGGGGATATATCGAGATGGTCGCCTTCAGCCCCGACGGAAAATCGATCGCATTCGCCGACGGCGGGTACGTGCGGATTCATAACACCTTCTCCATGAAATTAACCGGGGCTCTGCTCGGGCATAACGGCAATGTACGAGATATTGACTGGAGCCCTGACGGCAAATGGATTGCCACAGCTGGTGAAGATTCCACAGTACGCATCTGGAAATCAACCGGCGAGCCGGGACCGATTCTCAAGGGGCACACCGCGGCCGTGCGAGCTGTTGCCTGGAATTCCGACAGTCAATCACTCGCTTCCGCGGGGCTGGATGGAACCATTCGCTTTTGGCAGACCGACGGCACGCCGGGCATCGTGATTGATGGTCACAACGCGCCAGTGCATACGTTGGACTTCAGCCCCGATGGCAAAACCTTAGCGGCCGGTGATGAGAACCATCTGGTCCGACTGTGGAACGTCGATGGTACAGCCGGACCTGTTTTAAAAGGACACTTGGGAGCGATTACCGAAGTGGAATGGAGCCGCGACGGTGCTTGGTTGGCCACCTGCGATACAGGGCGCGTTCCCGTGTTGCTGGGGCAAGCGCAAGAACCGACCATCCGGCTGTGGACACCCGATGGTAAACCCGGTCCCGTGTTAAGCGGACATTCACGTTCCATCAATGCCATCACTTGGAATCCTGATAGCAAAAAACTGGTCACAGCTGGCGAGGACCGCCAGGTGATTGTCTGGGATACCGATGGCAATCAACTCGAAGTCGTGGACCAGGGACGCAAGGATCGAAACGATGTCTTCGCGCTCGACTGGCATCCTGACAAACCGTTCTTTGCCGCTGGCGGAAGATTCTCCGTTCGATATTTTTCGCCAAACGGCCCATTCGGCCCGACCAAGTTAATCCGCTTGCCGGGGACCAAGCTGGAATGCATCGACTGGAGCCCGCAAGACGAGACGTTGGCCGTTGCCAGCCGCGATGGCACGGTCCGCATCTGGTCCAACGGCCTGCGGTCAGAAACAATCATTGTAGCGCATAATCGGCCGACGAATTACGTTCGTTTTCATCCCGACGGAAAACGACTGGCAACTGTCAGCTTCGATGAATCCTTACGTGAGTGGGACACAGCCGGCAACCTGCTTCAAACGCATGCGGTGAAAGGCTTTATTGGACGATGTATCTCCTGGTCCCAGGACGGTGATTTATTGGCCGCCTGTTACCGTTTCAACAAAGGGAATTGCGCCGTTTTTCGCGACGGAAAAGATCAGGAAAGCTTCGTCATGCACAATGGCCAGCCGCTTTCGCTTGATTTCAATCCCCAGGGCACACAAATTGTCAGCGGAGGCGGCGATGGAAAAATCCTGCTCACGCGACTGACCACTGACGATACGCAACGGCAGACGCTTGCAGAGCTAACCGCCGACGACGGCGATGTCGACTCGGTTGCCTGGAGCCCCGATGGAAAATGGATCGCTTCGGGACACGATTCGTCCGTGCGGCTATGGCATCCCGACGGACAGGCTGGACCGGTCATGAGTGGCTTCGAAGCTGCCGTCATGCGGTTGGATTGGAGCCCGGACAGCAAAATGCTCGCCACAGGCAGTTGGGACACGACCGTTCAACTTTGGAATGTGAACGGCGAAATGATCCGCAAACTCCCCGGACATGCGGCCCCCTGTTGGGGCGTGTCGTTCAGCCCCGATGCCTCCCAATTGGCGACATGCGGTTGGGACGGCGTGATGCGTCTCTTGGATACCAAAACCGGAGAGATTCAAGCACTGGCCATCTTTGTGGCGGATACGGAAGTGATTGAAAACGACATCAACGAACGCCGCCAAGCCGCCGTCAGCTTCAATCGCGCCGGGCAAGTCCTGTCAGGGGACCCCCAGATTCTCGACGCCCGATTCGTCTACCTCGTCGAACAACCCTCCGGCGCAATGAAAATTCTTAAGCCCTCGGAATTCTTCAGTCAGGCCCCGGGAGCAGATTTGAAAACGACCGGAAACGATGAGTAA